A single window of Nicotiana sylvestris chromosome 5, ASM39365v2, whole genome shotgun sequence DNA harbors:
- the LOC104214669 gene encoding uncharacterized protein: MLKKVMAEQQALAAKMRNLERQMGQLASAQNTRPAGDLPSDTEPNPKAQVNAVTLRNGRALEEVPKKKNNTDHPEGELAPKPVEGNAKDDKGPNPVIETRPPPQFPQRLQKQKDGVKYKKFLDILSQVSVNLPLVEILQEVPKYARYLRDIVANKRRHAEFEIVALTEECSARVQSKLPPKLKDPGSFTIPLSLGKQEVGRALCDFGASINLMPSSLFKQLGLGVLRPTTITLQLADRSLVMPEGIIEDVLVRVGKFILPSDFIVLDYKADEEVPIILGRPFLATGGAIIDVRAGKLKMRVDDEEVTFNVYKALKLPKHYEDLCMITVVESKGIK, from the coding sequence ATGTTAAAGAAAGTGATGGCTGAACAGCAAGCCCTCGCCGCAAAAATGAGAAATTTGGAGCGTCAAATGGGACAACTTGCCAGTGCTCAAAACACTAGACCAGCTGGAGATCTTCCAAGTGATACTGAGCCCAATCCTAAAGCTCAAGTCAATGCGGTTACCTTGAGAAATGGAAGAGCactagaagaagttccaaagaaaAAGAATAATACAGATCATCCTGAAGGAGAATTAGCTCCCAAGCCAGTTGAGGGGAATGCGAAAGATGATAAGGGACCCAATCCAGTAATTGAGACTAGGCCACCACCTCAATttccacaaagattgcagaaGCAAAAAGATGGTGTTAAGTACAAGAAATTCCTAGATATTTTGAGCCAAGTGAGTGTGAATCTGCCTTTGGTGGAAATTTTGCAGGAAGTGCCTAAGTATGCAAGGTATCTCAGAGATATTGTGGCAAACAAACGAAGACATGCAGAGTTCGAAatagttgcacttactgaagagtgcagtgccagagttcagagtaaacttcctcctaagttgaaggatcctgggagtttcacaattccctTGTCTCTTGGAAAACAAGAAGTTGGTAGAGCCCTGTGCGATTTTGGGgctagtataaatttgatgccatccTCTTTGTTCAAGCAACTCGGATTGGGGGTGCTTAGACCTACTACAATCACTTTACAGCTAGCAGATAGATCACTAGTCATGCCCGAAGGAATTATTGAGGATGTgttagttcgagtgggaaagtttATTCTTCCTTCTGATTTTATTGTTCTTGATTACAAGGCAGATGAGGAAGTGCCCATTATTTTGGGACGACCATTCTTAGCTACTGGTGGAGCAATTATTGATGTGAGAGCAGGGAAGTTAAAAATGAGAGTTGACGATGAGGAGGTCACTTTTAATGTGTACAAGGCACTTAAGCTTCCTAAGCATTATGAGGACTTGTGCATGATTACTGTGGTAGAATCGAAGGGGATAAAGTAG